In Picosynechococcus sp. PCC 7002, the following are encoded in one genomic region:
- a CDS encoding plasmid replication protein, CyRepA1 family: MDHVQEWQQSCVDPELIQLNVISLEGDRPLDYLLYSEALPRRNDGRLGDSYLQRYQHTEAGGWWCSGVDILTGKADLWGCFKPEQPRVNPEKGKPIKYEHPPKTSTGLFALRLPPHVWERVARRHQLEFSQDDWDDTQPDGGFWQWLKEHPQIPLIITEGAKKAGSLLSAGYGAIALPGIYGAIRTPKDEFGHRIGQSRLIPQLKKLIHAQRTIYIAFDQDEKPTTIRAVRSAIRKTGYLLKQAGCPIKVITWDRRAGKGVDDLIANQGQAAFEAAFQNAPSLDLWKAQDLEQLTYPRHQTLHQRYLPEQLTIPPAAKLIALKSPKGTGKTRWLESVVAGAIARQQPVLVIGHRIRLVEELCQRFGLDYIRDLPKGKDRSKEPNLKINGYGLCIDSLHGKSQARFNPHHWGDALIIFDEVEQVLWHGLNSSTCRDNRVNILQSLKHLLQNVFVGEGQIYISDADLSDVSIDYLLTLGGQKLQPYLIENTWQADTTTHYTLNHYPDGTPKRLVKDLVQHIQGGGRPFICLSAQKLKSQWSTSTLEIYLKNQFPDRKILRLDAESLADPEHPAYGAMGQINQTLAQYDVVLASPAVETGISLDLQGHFTSVWAIAQGVQTVNSICQALSRVRENIPRHLWVAKYGFNTVGNGATSIPALLTSSQRLTQTNIRLLQQSDFIALDDLDTAFQAESLLCWAKFAVRINAGMVNYREAVLAHLQREGHQLSAVPKHRKTTATQSQPDNQLATAINSIRDTNYQAECLAIAQATPLSTKDYQRLKKKLLKSPSERQQLRKYELQKRYNLPVTASLVAKDDDHWYQKLRRHYFLTLGRPYLADRDALIATHLMQQGGGQIFQPDFNHSQMGAIIGTMEILGITTLLAQANRPLHNLDPEMQRLAAIALENRDAIKTTVGIGLAKNSTPIMILRRFLELLGLELKYLKITTIQKKRTRIYQISQPQDQRQTVFQHWLQTDQNCPGTSAFWQEDCQKYLAKLQETRHQTESNYVQLTFELPTPEAS, from the coding sequence ATGGATCATGTTCAAGAATGGCAGCAAAGCTGTGTTGATCCTGAACTCATCCAACTGAATGTTATTTCCCTAGAGGGCGATCGCCCTTTGGACTATTTGCTCTATTCAGAGGCGTTGCCCCGACGAAATGATGGTCGTTTGGGGGACAGTTACCTCCAGCGCTATCAACACACCGAGGCCGGGGGCTGGTGGTGTTCTGGTGTTGATATTTTGACGGGAAAGGCTGACCTTTGGGGCTGTTTCAAACCGGAACAACCCCGCGTCAATCCAGAAAAAGGCAAACCCATCAAGTACGAACACCCCCCAAAAACGAGTACGGGCCTGTTTGCGTTGCGACTGCCGCCCCATGTGTGGGAACGGGTGGCCCGCCGCCATCAACTAGAATTTAGCCAAGACGATTGGGACGATACCCAGCCCGATGGGGGCTTTTGGCAATGGCTAAAGGAACATCCCCAAATCCCCCTGATTATTACTGAAGGGGCGAAAAAAGCAGGCTCCCTCCTCAGTGCCGGCTACGGGGCGATCGCCCTACCGGGTATTTATGGCGCGATCCGGACACCCAAGGATGAATTTGGCCACCGCATCGGCCAATCTCGACTGATTCCCCAACTGAAAAAACTGATTCACGCCCAGCGCACCATTTACATTGCCTTTGACCAGGATGAAAAACCAACCACTATCCGGGCCGTGCGCAGTGCCATCCGAAAAACAGGTTATCTACTCAAACAAGCCGGTTGCCCCATCAAGGTGATCACCTGGGATCGTCGTGCCGGGAAAGGGGTGGATGATCTCATTGCGAACCAAGGTCAAGCCGCCTTTGAAGCTGCCTTTCAAAACGCCCCCAGCCTCGATCTTTGGAAAGCCCAAGACCTTGAACAACTCACCTATCCCCGTCACCAAACCCTCCACCAGCGGTATCTCCCGGAGCAGTTAACAATTCCCCCAGCAGCCAAGTTAATTGCGCTCAAATCTCCCAAAGGAACGGGCAAAACCCGTTGGCTAGAATCAGTTGTTGCGGGGGCGATCGCCCGCCAACAGCCCGTCCTTGTGATTGGACACCGCATTCGTCTCGTCGAAGAACTCTGTCAGCGGTTTGGCCTCGACTACATCCGTGATTTACCCAAGGGCAAAGATCGATCCAAGGAACCCAACCTAAAAATTAATGGCTATGGCCTCTGCATTGATTCTCTGCATGGCAAATCCCAGGCCCGTTTCAATCCCCATCACTGGGGCGATGCCCTGATTATTTTTGATGAAGTAGAACAAGTGCTGTGGCATGGGTTAAATTCCAGCACCTGTCGCGATAACCGGGTCAATATTCTCCAGAGTCTCAAGCACCTGCTACAAAATGTTTTTGTCGGCGAAGGTCAAATTTACATCAGTGATGCCGACTTGAGCGATGTCTCCATTGACTACCTCCTGACCTTGGGAGGGCAAAAACTCCAGCCCTATCTCATTGAAAATACTTGGCAAGCGGATACCACCACCCACTACACCCTCAATCACTATCCCGATGGCACACCGAAACGGCTAGTCAAGGACTTGGTGCAACATATCCAAGGGGGCGGGCGGCCTTTTATCTGTCTATCTGCCCAAAAACTCAAGAGCCAATGGAGCACTTCGACCCTCGAAATTTACCTCAAAAATCAGTTTCCTGACCGCAAAATTCTTCGCCTTGATGCGGAATCCCTGGCGGATCCTGAACATCCTGCCTACGGTGCCATGGGCCAAATTAACCAAACCCTCGCCCAGTATGATGTGGTTTTAGCGAGTCCCGCCGTGGAAACGGGGATCAGTCTCGATTTGCAGGGACACTTCACCTCGGTGTGGGCGATCGCCCAGGGGGTACAAACGGTTAATTCCATCTGCCAGGCCCTGAGTCGAGTCCGTGAAAATATTCCGCGTCATCTCTGGGTAGCCAAATATGGCTTTAACACCGTCGGCAATGGGGCCACTTCCATTCCGGCACTACTCACCTCCAGTCAAAGGCTCACCCAAACGAATATCCGTCTGCTGCAACAGTCTGACTTTATCGCCCTTGATGATTTAGACACTGCTTTTCAGGCTGAATCCCTCCTGTGTTGGGCCAAATTTGCGGTGCGGATTAATGCGGGCATGGTGAACTACCGCGAGGCCGTGCTTGCTCATCTCCAGCGGGAAGGACATCAATTGTCAGCGGTACCAAAACACCGCAAAACGACGGCGACTCAAAGCCAACCCGATAATCAATTGGCCACGGCGATTAATTCCATTCGCGATACCAACTACCAAGCAGAATGTTTGGCGATCGCCCAGGCAACCCCCTTGAGTACCAAAGACTACCAACGCCTGAAAAAGAAACTCCTGAAAAGCCCCTCTGAACGACAACAACTCCGCAAATACGAACTCCAGAAACGCTACAATCTCCCCGTCACCGCTTCCCTAGTGGCTAAAGATGACGACCACTGGTACCAAAAGCTGCGGCGTCACTATTTTCTGACGCTGGGTCGCCCTTACCTGGCGGATCGAGATGCCCTAATCGCAACTCACCTCATGCAACAGGGCGGCGGGCAAATTTTCCAGCCTGATTTTAACCACTCCCAAATGGGGGCAATCATCGGCACCATGGAAATTTTGGGGATCACCACCCTCCTCGCCCAGGCCAATCGACCGCTCCACAACCTCGACCCAGAGATGCAACGACTCGCGGCGATCGCCTTAGAAAATCGAGATGCCATCAAGACCACCGTTGGCATTGGCCTCGCGAAAAATTCTACCCCGATCATGATTTTGCGCCGCTTCCTCGAACTACTCGGCCTCGAACTGAAATACCTCAAGATCACCACCATTCAGAAAAAACGCACCCGTATTTACCAAATCAGTCAGCCCCAGGATCAACGCCAAACGGTTTTTCAACATTGGCTACAAACCGACCAAAATTGCCCAGGCACCTCCGCTTTCTGGCAAGAAGACTGCCAAAAATACCTGGCTAAGCTTCAGGAAACCCGGCACCAAACGGAATCAAACTATGTCCAACTGACGTTTGAGTTACCGACCCCAGAGGCGTCCTAA
- the msrA gene encoding peptide-methionine (S)-S-oxide reductase MsrA, translating to MFFGLLGKKTQMPTPQEALPGRTQTMPIPDQHFVNGNPIAPPFPAGIELAMFGLGCFWGAERKFWQTPGVFSTAVGYAAGHTPNPTYQEVCSGMTGHNEVVLVAYDSTQVSYETLLKVFWESHNPTQGMRQGNDVGTQYRSGIYTYSEAQKQLAQTSLEAYQDALKAEGYGAITTEILEAPEFYYAEEYHQQYLAKNPGGYCGLGGTGVGCPVGLEAKS from the coding sequence ATGTTTTTTGGTTTGCTCGGTAAAAAGACCCAGATGCCTACGCCCCAGGAGGCTTTACCCGGTCGTACCCAAACAATGCCTATCCCCGATCAGCATTTCGTCAATGGCAATCCCATTGCTCCCCCCTTCCCCGCAGGAATCGAACTTGCGATGTTTGGTCTGGGCTGTTTTTGGGGGGCAGAGCGCAAATTTTGGCAAACCCCCGGTGTTTTTAGTACAGCGGTGGGCTATGCGGCTGGCCACACCCCCAATCCGACCTATCAGGAAGTCTGCTCTGGGATGACGGGCCACAATGAAGTGGTTCTTGTTGCCTATGATTCTACGCAAGTGTCCTATGAGACTCTCCTCAAGGTTTTTTGGGAAAGCCATAATCCCACCCAAGGGATGCGCCAAGGTAACGATGTGGGCACCCAGTACCGTTCTGGCATTTACACCTACTCCGAGGCTCAAAAACAATTGGCCCAGACATCCCTAGAGGCCTACCAAGATGCTTTAAAGGCCGAGGGTTATGGCGCGATCACAACGGAAATTTTGGAGGCACCAGAATTTTATTATGCGGAAGAATACCATCAGCAGTATCTCGCAAAAAATCCAGGGGGCTACTGTGGCCTTGGTGGTACGGGGGTCGGCTGTCCCGTGGGTCTTGAAGCTAAATCCTAG
- a CDS encoding SDR family oxidoreductase: MNLLVVGATGTLGRQVARRALDEGHQVRCLVRNPRKASFLKEWGAELIGGNLCQPESLLPALEGVDAVIDAATARATDSIGVKEVDWEGQVNLIQAAKEAGVERFIFFSILNAEQHRDVPLMDAKYCVEEYLKEAGLNYTILRLSGFMQGLIAQYAIPILENQAVWITGESSPIAYMNTQDIAKFAVQAVKIPATEKQTFPVVGTRAWKGEEIIAICERYSGQTASIARLSLGFLRLMRRVSRFFQWGQNASDRLAFAEVMATGKPLDAPMEDVYKTFGLDPAETTTLESYLQEYFSRIMQKLKEIDYEKNKGKKKNGKKKPNIRTPF, encoded by the coding sequence ATGAATTTACTGGTGGTCGGTGCTACTGGCACATTAGGCAGGCAAGTCGCGCGACGGGCATTGGATGAAGGACATCAAGTCCGTTGTCTCGTCCGGAATCCCCGTAAAGCTTCCTTTCTCAAGGAGTGGGGCGCAGAATTAATCGGCGGAAATTTATGCCAGCCCGAGTCTTTGCTCCCAGCCCTAGAAGGGGTTGATGCTGTCATTGATGCTGCCACGGCCCGGGCAACGGATTCTATTGGTGTTAAGGAAGTTGACTGGGAAGGGCAAGTAAACCTGATCCAAGCCGCCAAGGAAGCTGGGGTTGAGCGATTTATTTTCTTTTCAATTCTTAATGCAGAGCAGCACCGTGATGTGCCTTTGATGGATGCAAAATATTGCGTCGAGGAATATCTCAAGGAAGCGGGCCTGAACTATACAATCCTGCGCTTGAGTGGGTTTATGCAGGGGTTGATTGCCCAATACGCGATTCCCATTCTTGAAAATCAAGCAGTCTGGATCACTGGGGAAAGTTCGCCGATCGCCTACATGAATACCCAGGATATTGCGAAGTTTGCGGTGCAGGCGGTGAAAATTCCGGCCACGGAAAAACAAACATTTCCAGTGGTGGGCACCCGGGCTTGGAAAGGGGAAGAAATTATCGCCATTTGTGAGCGTTATTCTGGCCAAACTGCCAGTATCGCCCGACTATCCCTGGGTTTTCTGCGGTTAATGCGCCGGGTCAGCCGCTTTTTCCAATGGGGGCAAAATGCTTCGGATCGCCTGGCTTTTGCGGAGGTGATGGCCACGGGTAAGCCTTTGGATGCGCCGATGGAAGATGTTTACAAAACCTTTGGGCTTGATCCCGCTGAAACAACGACCCTAGAAAGTTATTTGCAGGAATACTTCAGCCGCATTATGCAAAAGCTGAAGGAAATTGACTACGAGAAAAATAAGGGCAAAAAGAAAAACGGGAAGAAAAAGCCGAATATTCGGACACCGTTTTAG
- a CDS encoding NAD(+) kinase, protein MPKAGIIYNDIKPIACQVAQELAKTLRNKGWEVFTATGFGGLLGYAECPPTQETGHQQPVCHTKIEQLVPPNFDENMQFAVVLGGDGTVLSAARQVAPKGIPLLTVNTGHLGFLTEMYLQHLDEAIAQLLAGEYEIEDRSMITVQLFRDGELLWEALSLNEMVLHREPLAGMCHFEIQIGRHAPVDIAADGIMISTPTGSTAYSLSAGGPVVTPDVPVFQLAPICPHSLASRALVFSDTEPVNIFPATSHRLVMVVDGNGGAYVLPEDQVHLERSPYNARFVRLHRPEFFRILREKLGWGLPHVAKPTSRKVL, encoded by the coding sequence GTGCCCAAAGCCGGCATTATCTATAACGACATCAAACCCATTGCCTGCCAAGTCGCTCAGGAATTAGCCAAAACCTTGAGGAATAAAGGGTGGGAAGTGTTTACGGCCACTGGATTTGGCGGTCTACTTGGCTATGCAGAATGTCCGCCAACCCAGGAAACGGGCCACCAACAGCCCGTATGTCACACCAAAATTGAGCAATTGGTGCCCCCCAACTTCGATGAAAATATGCAGTTTGCCGTGGTTCTGGGGGGAGATGGCACAGTCTTGTCAGCCGCACGCCAAGTTGCTCCAAAGGGAATCCCGCTGCTGACGGTCAATACGGGACACCTCGGATTTTTAACGGAAATGTATCTTCAGCACCTCGATGAGGCGATCGCCCAGCTTTTAGCCGGAGAATACGAAATTGAAGACCGTTCGATGATCACCGTGCAGCTTTTCCGCGACGGGGAACTCCTTTGGGAAGCCCTCAGTCTCAATGAAATGGTGCTCCACCGGGAACCCCTAGCCGGGATGTGCCACTTTGAAATCCAGATTGGTCGCCATGCCCCCGTTGATATTGCCGCCGATGGCATCATGATTTCGACGCCCACCGGTTCCACAGCCTATTCCCTCAGTGCGGGTGGCCCCGTCGTTACCCCCGATGTGCCCGTTTTTCAGCTCGCCCCCATTTGTCCCCATTCCCTCGCGTCCCGGGCCCTCGTCTTTTCGGACACAGAACCGGTGAATATTTTTCCGGCAACGTCCCACCGCTTGGTGATGGTCGTTGATGGTAACGGTGGGGCCTATGTCTTGCCGGAGGATCAAGTCCATTTAGAGCGATCGCCTTACAATGCCCGCTTTGTACGCCTCCACCGACCCGAATTTTTCCGAATCCTCCGGGAGAAGCTGGGCTGGGGACTCCCCCACGTGGCGAAACCCACATCCCGCAAAGTTCTTTAG
- the nblR gene encoding response regulator transcription factor NblR: MPQSQYAADGLAYVLLVGTDQEFTQRATLDLADLGYQTITVETVEQAQQRLQQLPAGMVIVDYPLLGQRGIDFCRSLRKAQFVRPILFLVTQDRVEERVICLEAGADDYVLQPYQQERFLRLLEIYLQPQTGQREQLFFGDLILDLNTRQVWRSPGQSSDSPRPIELTVKEFELLKYLMSHPQQVLTREQILENVWGNEFQGESNVIEVYIRYLRLKIEAKGQKRLIQTVRGVGYVLKKDP; encoded by the coding sequence ATGCCCCAAAGCCAATATGCCGCCGATGGTTTAGCCTATGTTCTCCTCGTTGGGACGGATCAAGAGTTTACACAACGGGCCACCCTAGATCTTGCTGATCTCGGCTATCAAACCATTACCGTTGAAACGGTAGAACAAGCCCAACAACGCCTCCAACAGTTACCAGCAGGCATGGTAATTGTGGACTATCCCCTCCTGGGACAACGGGGGATCGACTTTTGTCGCAGTCTCCGCAAAGCGCAATTTGTGCGGCCCATTTTATTTCTGGTGACCCAGGATCGCGTTGAGGAACGGGTGATCTGCCTGGAAGCGGGTGCCGATGATTATGTGCTGCAACCCTACCAACAGGAACGCTTTTTACGACTCCTCGAAATTTATCTCCAGCCCCAAACAGGCCAACGGGAGCAACTTTTTTTTGGGGATTTAATCTTAGATCTCAATACCCGCCAGGTGTGGCGATCGCCAGGCCAAAGTAGCGACTCGCCCCGTCCCATTGAACTAACGGTCAAAGAATTTGAACTGTTGAAATATTTGATGTCCCATCCCCAACAGGTCTTAACACGGGAGCAAATCCTTGAAAATGTCTGGGGCAACGAATTTCAAGGGGAATCCAACGTGATTGAAGTCTATATTCGTTATTTACGCCTTAAAATTGAAGCAAAAGGCCAGAAACGCCTAATTCAAACTGTGCGGGGAGTCGGTTATGTCCTCAAAAAAGATCCCTAG
- a CDS encoding DUF192 domain-containing protein, with translation MSFTSRLCLALCGTVLVGCVPFPVDDSGLSTPPSETPVSQSAPRPQGQMLSITATAKIIGSEQRFGLEVAETAEQQRLGLMYREFLPDNRGMLFEFDPARPVSFWMKNCLINLDMIFLREGVVQAIAHDVPPCENDPCPTYGPPTTVNIDQVIEIRGGLAKEINLQAGDRIEVTKTNE, from the coding sequence ATGTCTTTTACTTCCCGTCTTTGTCTGGCTCTCTGTGGCACCGTCTTGGTTGGGTGTGTCCCATTTCCGGTTGATGATTCTGGCCTCAGTACGCCTCCCAGTGAGACCCCGGTGAGCCAATCCGCCCCCAGACCCCAGGGGCAAATGCTCTCGATTACGGCAACGGCCAAGATCATCGGATCGGAGCAACGGTTTGGGTTAGAGGTTGCAGAAACCGCCGAACAACAGCGGTTAGGACTGATGTATCGGGAATTTTTACCGGATAATCGGGGGATGTTATTTGAGTTTGATCCCGCCCGCCCAGTCAGTTTTTGGATGAAAAATTGCTTGATCAATCTGGATATGATTTTTCTCCGGGAGGGAGTCGTGCAGGCGATCGCCCATGATGTCCCCCCTTGTGAAAATGATCCTTGTCCTACTTATGGGCCGCCAACGACCGTCAATATTGATCAAGTGATTGAAATTCGGGGCGGTTTGGCGAAGGAAATTAACCTCCAAGCAGGCGATCGCATCGAGGTCACCAAGACCAACGAATAA
- the radC gene encoding RadC family protein codes for MNYSPRIQDIPASERPRERLVAVGAKYLSNAELIAILISTGDRHRNLSAVGLAQFILQTCSQGKRDPFDMLRHTTPQELTSIPGVGLAKAAQILAGIELGKRIFQAKPSEKIIVDSPEAAAIALSNDLMWQDQERFAVLCLDVKNTLIATRVVTIGLATETLAHPREIFREVIKHGATRLIIAHNHPSGNVDPSPEDLQLTERLLQSAQILGIPLLDHLILGRDNFGSLRQKTALWDSYPQPE; via the coding sequence ATGAACTACAGCCCCCGGATCCAAGATATTCCCGCTAGCGAACGACCGCGCGAACGCCTGGTGGCAGTGGGGGCCAAATATTTATCCAATGCCGAATTAATTGCCATCTTGATCAGCACTGGCGATCGCCACCGCAACCTTTCCGCCGTCGGCCTTGCCCAATTTATTTTGCAAACCTGCAGCCAGGGTAAGCGGGATCCCTTTGATATGTTGCGTCACACGACCCCCCAAGAACTGACTAGCATCCCCGGAGTGGGCCTTGCCAAAGCCGCCCAGATCCTCGCCGGGATCGAACTCGGCAAACGAATTTTCCAAGCGAAACCCAGCGAAAAAATCATCGTTGATAGTCCCGAAGCAGCGGCGATCGCCCTCAGCAACGATCTCATGTGGCAAGACCAAGAACGCTTTGCCGTCCTCTGCCTCGATGTGAAAAATACCCTGATCGCCACGAGGGTTGTCACCATTGGTTTGGCCACCGAAACCCTAGCCCACCCCAGGGAAATTTTCCGCGAAGTCATCAAACATGGAGCCACCCGCTTGATCATCGCCCACAATCATCCTTCTGGTAATGTCGATCCCAGCCCCGAAGATTTACAACTCACCGAACGCTTACTACAATCTGCCCAAATTCTCGGCATTCCCCTCCTTGATCACCTGATCCTTGGCCGCGATAACTTCGGCAGCCTACGCCAAAAAACAGCCCTCTGGGACTCTTACCCCCAACCAGAATAA
- the gnd gene encoding decarboxylating NADP(+)-dependent phosphogluconate dehydrogenase, whose product MTKRTFGVIGLAVMGENLALNVERNGFPIAVYNRTASKTEEFMATRAVGKDIKAAYSLEEFVQLLERPRKILVMVKAGAPVDYVINDLKPLLEEGDMIIDGGNSLYEDTERRTKDLEATGLGFVGMGVSGGEEGALNGPSLMPGGTEAAYRELEPILTKVAAQVNDGPCVTFIGPGGAGHYVKMVHNGIEYGDMQLIAEAYDLLANAAKLNHTELHEVFTEWNQTDELNSFLIEITADIFKKIDPETNQPLVELILDSAGQKGTGRWTVVSSLELGVPIPTIYAAVNARVMSAYKDERKAASLELPSPERVYRGDIKTFINQVRDALYCSKMCSYAQGMALLGKASAEYGYNLDLGETARIWKGGCIIRAGFLDKIKAAYVENPNLPNLLLAPEFKQSIIDRQTAWRTVILAANELGIAVPAFSASLDYFDSYRRARLPQNLTQAQRDYFGAHTYERTDKSRGEFFHTAWAE is encoded by the coding sequence ATGACTAAACGAACCTTTGGCGTCATCGGCCTCGCGGTAATGGGCGAAAACCTAGCCCTCAACGTTGAACGTAATGGCTTCCCGATTGCCGTGTACAACCGCACCGCCAGCAAAACAGAAGAATTTATGGCGACCCGCGCCGTCGGCAAGGACATCAAAGCCGCCTATAGCCTCGAAGAATTTGTCCAACTCCTCGAACGTCCCCGCAAAATTTTGGTGATGGTTAAAGCCGGGGCTCCCGTTGACTATGTAATCAATGACCTCAAACCGCTTCTAGAAGAAGGCGACATGATCATTGATGGCGGTAATTCCCTCTATGAAGACACTGAACGTCGCACCAAGGATCTTGAAGCCACGGGCTTAGGTTTTGTCGGCATGGGAGTCAGTGGTGGCGAAGAAGGTGCCCTCAACGGCCCCAGTCTGATGCCCGGTGGGACAGAAGCCGCTTACAGGGAGCTCGAACCGATCCTGACAAAAGTTGCCGCCCAGGTAAACGATGGCCCCTGCGTTACCTTTATTGGGCCAGGTGGTGCGGGTCACTACGTCAAAATGGTGCACAACGGCATTGAGTACGGTGATATGCAGCTGATCGCCGAAGCCTACGATCTCTTAGCAAACGCCGCAAAGCTAAACCATACGGAACTCCATGAGGTCTTTACGGAATGGAATCAAACCGATGAGCTCAATTCTTTCTTAATTGAGATTACCGCTGATATTTTCAAAAAAATTGACCCTGAAACCAATCAACCCCTGGTAGAACTAATCCTCGACAGTGCAGGGCAAAAGGGTACCGGACGCTGGACAGTGGTGAGTTCCCTGGAGTTGGGTGTGCCAATTCCAACGATCTATGCCGCCGTGAATGCCCGCGTGATGTCAGCCTATAAAGATGAACGGAAAGCCGCATCCTTGGAGTTACCCTCACCGGAGCGCGTTTATCGGGGTGATATTAAAACCTTTATTAACCAAGTACGGGATGCGTTGTATTGCTCGAAGATGTGTTCCTATGCCCAAGGAATGGCCCTGCTGGGTAAAGCTTCGGCGGAGTATGGCTACAACCTAGACCTCGGTGAAACGGCGCGGATCTGGAAGGGGGGCTGTATCATTCGGGCGGGCTTCCTCGACAAGATTAAGGCGGCCTATGTGGAAAATCCGAATTTACCGAATTTGTTACTGGCGCCGGAATTTAAACAGTCAATTATTGATCGCCAAACTGCGTGGCGGACAGTTATTTTGGCGGCAAATGAATTGGGGATTGCTGTACCAGCTTTTAGCGCCTCGTTAGATTATTTTGATAGCTATCGTCGGGCGCGTTTACCCCAAAACCTGACCCAAGCCCAGCGGGATTACTTTGGGGCCCACACCTACGAACGAACCGATAAATCCCGGGGTGAGTTTTTCCATACGGCCTGGGCAGAGTAA